The Streptomyces sp. NL15-2K genome contains a region encoding:
- a CDS encoding polysaccharide deacetylase family protein produces MKKDQLLTRLLTRRGALLAGAAAVGAAGTAGLLSLGPGGEPVRPTPVGGPQARGALKPSAYRLQPLTGYGPPRTAPGRTLVRHEPFLRVSGRGRTMVLTFDDGPDPRYTPDILDTLAKYDVRAMFFVCGEMVVDNEELLVRMADEGHVVGNHTWSHPLLPRLTRRQIRSQMERTCDVIEEAYGERPLWFRAPYGAWNRAAFQLGAELGMEPLAWTVDTLDWTTPGTRTIVDRVENGAAPGVVVLSHDAGGDRTQSVRALRSYLPHLLDSGYHITVPRRQYA; encoded by the coding sequence ATGAAGAAGGATCAGTTGCTCACACGGCTGCTCACCCGGCGCGGGGCGCTGCTCGCCGGCGCCGCCGCCGTCGGGGCGGCCGGCACGGCCGGTCTGCTGTCGCTCGGCCCGGGCGGCGAGCCGGTCCGGCCCACCCCGGTCGGCGGCCCCCAGGCGCGCGGTGCGCTCAAGCCCTCCGCCTACCGCCTCCAGCCCCTGACCGGATACGGCCCGCCCCGGACCGCGCCCGGCCGGACCCTCGTCCGGCACGAGCCGTTCCTGCGCGTGTCCGGACGGGGCCGCACCATGGTGCTGACCTTCGACGACGGACCGGACCCCCGCTACACCCCGGACATCCTGGACACCCTCGCGAAGTACGACGTCCGCGCGATGTTCTTCGTGTGCGGGGAGATGGTGGTCGACAACGAAGAACTGCTGGTCCGGATGGCCGACGAGGGACACGTCGTCGGCAACCACACCTGGTCCCATCCGCTGCTGCCCCGCCTGACGCGCCGGCAGATCCGCTCGCAGATGGAACGCACCTGCGACGTCATCGAGGAGGCGTACGGCGAGCGGCCCCTGTGGTTCCGCGCGCCCTACGGCGCCTGGAACCGCGCCGCCTTCCAACTGGGCGCCGAACTCGGCATGGAACCGCTGGCCTGGACGGTCGACACCCTCGACTGGACCACCCCCGGCACCCGGACCATCGTCGACCGGGTGGAGAACGGCGCCGCCCCCGGCGTCGTGGTGCTCTCGCACGACGCCGGGGGCGACCGCACCCAGAGCGTCCGGGCGCTGCGCTCCTATCTGCCGCACCTGCTGGATTCCGGCTACCACATCACCGTCCCGCGACGGCAGTACGCATAA
- a CDS encoding response regulator transcription factor, with protein sequence MIRVLLADDEELMRAGLRMMLQTQPDLTVVGEAADGREAVRAAAALAPDVVLMDVRMPLLDGVEATRAVTGSAVNGTPKVLILTTFELDEYVFSAVRAGASGFLLKRSPPEVLIEGIRTLAAGEALLGPTVTRRLLAEFARSTPPSPAPETARRLARLTDRERDVLLLLGRGLSNPEIAARLHVGEATVKTHVGRVLGKLELRDRVHAVVFAFDHGLVRPGGGEVRRA encoded by the coding sequence ATGATCCGTGTCCTGCTCGCCGACGACGAGGAACTGATGCGGGCGGGCCTGAGGATGATGCTCCAGACCCAGCCCGACCTGACCGTGGTCGGCGAGGCGGCCGACGGCCGGGAGGCGGTACGCGCGGCGGCCGCCCTGGCACCCGACGTCGTCCTCATGGACGTCCGGATGCCGCTGCTGGACGGCGTCGAGGCCACCCGGGCCGTCACCGGCTCCGCGGTGAACGGCACGCCCAAGGTGCTGATCCTCACCACCTTCGAACTCGACGAGTACGTGTTCTCCGCCGTCCGCGCGGGCGCGAGCGGGTTCCTGCTCAAGCGCAGCCCGCCCGAAGTCCTGATCGAGGGCATCCGCACGCTCGCCGCGGGCGAGGCGCTGCTCGGCCCCACCGTCACCCGCCGTCTGCTGGCCGAGTTCGCCCGCTCAACGCCGCCTTCGCCCGCGCCGGAGACCGCCCGGCGGCTGGCCCGGCTGACCGACCGCGAACGCGATGTGCTGCTCCTGCTGGGCCGCGGGCTGTCCAACCCGGAGATCGCCGCTCGGCTGCACGTCGGCGAGGCCACCGTGAAGACTCATGTCGGCCGGGTGCTGGGCAAGTTGGAGCTGCGGGACCGGGTGCACGCCGTCGTCTTCGCGTTCGATCACGGGCTGGTGCGTCCCGGAGGGGGAGAGGTCAGGAGGGCGTGA
- a CDS encoding SCO0930 family lipoprotein, with protein sequence MKTSWRSASLVASAAAVLALTTACGQESAPSTGSQNVGATAAAGDYGSAGAGLGSTGSGASPQAGQSSPATQTSTAGELSVSTNAELGEVLTDSAGLTLYRFDEDTAEPPKSNCDGDCATAWPPVPANDAAAGEGVDEALLGEVTRADGTKQLTIGGWPAYRYAKDTKAGDVTGQGVGGKWYALAADGKKAKQGGGGAAAEDLPGLSTRNDPKLGEIVIDKNGHTVYRFMKDTQWPMSTACTGDCLEKWPVVAPVDEKDTKGIDLQGSTPNQGYVVFDRPDGIKQQSIDCIPIYTFAGDKKPGDTNGQGVGGTWFAIRGDGKPVGASE encoded by the coding sequence ATGAAGACCTCCTGGCGGAGCGCCTCACTCGTGGCAAGCGCTGCGGCGGTACTGGCGCTGACGACGGCGTGCGGTCAGGAAAGCGCCCCGTCCACGGGCAGCCAGAACGTGGGCGCTACGGCCGCGGCGGGCGATTACGGAAGCGCCGGTGCAGGCCTCGGCAGCACCGGCTCCGGGGCCAGCCCGCAGGCGGGGCAGAGCAGCCCCGCGACCCAGACCTCCACCGCGGGCGAGCTGTCCGTGTCCACCAACGCGGAACTGGGCGAGGTGCTGACGGACAGTGCCGGTCTGACCCTGTATCGGTTCGACGAGGACACCGCGGAGCCGCCGAAGTCGAACTGTGACGGCGACTGTGCCACGGCCTGGCCGCCGGTGCCCGCGAACGACGCCGCGGCCGGCGAGGGCGTCGACGAGGCGCTGCTCGGCGAGGTCACCCGCGCGGACGGCACCAAGCAGCTGACGATCGGCGGTTGGCCGGCCTACCGCTACGCGAAGGACACCAAGGCCGGCGACGTCACCGGTCAGGGCGTGGGCGGCAAGTGGTACGCGCTGGCCGCCGACGGCAAGAAGGCCAAGCAGGGCGGCGGTGGCGCCGCCGCCGAGGACCTGCCCGGGCTGTCCACCCGTAACGACCCCAAGCTCGGCGAGATCGTGATCGACAAGAACGGCCACACGGTCTACCGGTTCATGAAGGACACCCAGTGGCCGATGTCGACGGCGTGCACCGGCGACTGCCTGGAGAAGTGGCCGGTCGTCGCGCCGGTCGACGAGAAGGACACCAAGGGCATCGATCTGCAGGGGTCCACCCCGAACCAGGGCTACGTCGTCTTCGACCGCCCCGACGGCATCAAGCAGCAGTCCATCGACTGCATCCCGATCTACACCTTCGCCGGTGACAAGAAGCCCGGCGACACCAACGGCCAGGGCGTCGGCGGCACCTGGTTCGCGATCCGAGGCGACGGAAAGCCGGTCGGGGCCTCCGAATAA
- a CDS encoding DUF4239 domain-containing protein, with amino-acid sequence MPEWLVLTLAMLAACAVVVVITLVRHRTAPEDEDPSETPDVIEYMTMWIGVVYAIVLGLAIAGVWEARNAAQDHVQAEAQALHEISERVRVYPDDVRDRIRGDVNAYVGHVVTTEWKAMADDGHVTERGTELLARVRADVTDYEPRTDFEAQAYQPVLDQMAAADQARNARADSAEPTMPGVVWFGLLVGGAVTIGMVFALQIRRTTRELVLAGLFSALIAFLLFLIWDFDAPYSRGVTASADPFLSLFPGIKD; translated from the coding sequence TTGCCGGAATGGCTTGTTCTCACCCTCGCGATGCTGGCCGCCTGTGCCGTAGTGGTCGTCATCACCCTCGTACGGCACCGCACGGCGCCCGAGGACGAGGATCCCAGCGAGACGCCGGACGTCATCGAGTACATGACGATGTGGATCGGCGTGGTGTACGCCATCGTCCTCGGTCTGGCCATCGCCGGCGTCTGGGAGGCACGCAATGCGGCCCAGGACCACGTCCAGGCGGAGGCGCAGGCGCTGCACGAGATCTCGGAGCGGGTGCGGGTCTACCCGGATGACGTCCGCGACCGCATTCGGGGCGATGTCAACGCCTATGTCGGACACGTCGTCACCACCGAGTGGAAGGCGATGGCGGACGACGGGCATGTCACCGAGCGGGGCACCGAACTCCTCGCCCGGGTCCGCGCGGACGTCACCGACTACGAGCCGAGGACGGACTTCGAGGCCCAGGCCTACCAGCCGGTCCTCGACCAGATGGCCGCCGCGGACCAGGCACGCAACGCCCGGGCGGACTCGGCCGAGCCCACCATGCCGGGCGTGGTGTGGTTCGGGCTGCTCGTCGGAGGCGCGGTCACCATCGGGATGGTCTTCGCGCTGCAGATCCGGCGCACGACGCGCGAACTGGTGCTCGCGGGCCTGTTCTCCGCGCTGATCGCCTTCCTGCTCTTCCTGATCTGGGACTTCGACGCGCCCTACAGCCGAGGCGTCACCGCGTCGGCGGACCCGTTCCTGAGTCTCTTCCCGGGCATCAAGGACTGA
- a CDS encoding SAM-dependent methyltransferase, translated as MERPAWAPRSIDISVPSVSRIYDYYLGGSHNFEVDREAARRAMDFMPGLPKVMQANRAFLHRAVRFAAGEGLTQFLDIGSGIPTFGNVHEVAQAALPGAHVVYVDHDPVAVAHSQAVLAGNEDVDVVAADLRKPQEILASPEVQRLIDLNRPVALLLVAILHFVEDADDPYGAVAELRDALAPGSLLVLTHASYEGIPLPPERAEGAVDVYKDIRNPLIMRSRDEIARFFEGYDMVEPGLVPMPRWRPDTAPEDEDPYAFSGFAGVGRTA; from the coding sequence ATGGAGCGTCCCGCCTGGGCCCCCCGAAGCATCGACATCTCGGTGCCGAGCGTTTCGCGCATCTACGACTACTACCTGGGCGGTTCGCACAACTTCGAGGTCGACCGGGAAGCGGCCCGCAGGGCCATGGACTTCATGCCGGGACTCCCCAAGGTCATGCAGGCCAACCGGGCGTTCCTGCACCGTGCGGTGCGCTTCGCCGCTGGTGAGGGCCTCACGCAGTTCCTGGACATCGGCTCCGGCATCCCGACCTTCGGCAACGTCCACGAGGTGGCCCAGGCGGCCCTCCCCGGCGCCCACGTGGTCTACGTCGACCACGACCCGGTGGCCGTGGCCCACAGCCAGGCGGTTCTCGCCGGCAACGAGGACGTGGACGTCGTGGCCGCCGACCTCCGCAAGCCCCAGGAGATCCTCGCCAGCCCCGAAGTGCAGCGCCTGATCGACCTGAACCGGCCAGTCGCCCTGCTTCTCGTTGCCATACTGCACTTCGTGGAAGACGCGGACGACCCGTACGGAGCGGTGGCCGAACTGCGCGACGCGCTCGCGCCCGGCAGCCTGCTGGTGCTCACGCATGCCTCGTACGAGGGAATCCCACTGCCACCGGAGCGGGCCGAGGGCGCGGTGGACGTATACAAGGACATTCGCAACCCGCTGATCATGCGCTCGCGCGACGAGATCGCGCGGTTCTTCGAGGGGTACGACATGGTGGAACCGGGACTGGTGCCGATGCCGCGCTGGCGGCCGGACACGGCGCCGGAGGACGAGGATCCGTATGCCTTCTCCGGTTTCGCGGGCGTGGGGCGCACGGCGTGA
- a CDS encoding EAL domain-containing protein produces the protein MSAEQDGPQDRLRRFATIWSRAVFPVTSTSATRPEFEEQLLPLARRLSEALKARIFDAEEARAVGAGLVAAHCTDPEALSRTLDCVDAYLVLYCGEDSSDAAQEDLRARAARLQHAMAAGFAQALRERTLAEQEAIAQAALRAQGLVAQALHASEARFRAVFEGAAIGIGMADLDGNLLQVNGALLRMFGVSEQTMRSRNVKEWTHPDDAPQTWKLYDELVRGVREHYHVEKAFYRPDGTVLWTNLTVSLLRDADGNPQYQLALMEDTTERRLLNLRLRYEATHDALTGLPNRTFFFERLEKALGAGAGQRFGLCYLDLDGFKTINDSLGHAAGDRLLVEVADRLQSCATAPGEMVARLGGDEFVALTTGPETEREVDELAARIMNVLLAPVSIDGRELTVRGSIGIVEGPAGERSPAEVLRSADITMYRAKSAGGNRFELADPEADARAITRHGLTTALPAALDRGEFFIEYQPLVHLGDGSVRGAEALVRWLHPQHGVLGPDRFIPLAEDTGLIVPLGRWVLEQSVRQARDWRERHAEAGPLRINVNLSPCQLTHPGLVQDTVDILERTGVAPDALCLEVTESALIGADDDLLKPLRRLAEMGVDIALDDFGTGYSNLANLRRLPVSILKLDRSFTQSMQQFPADPVDLKIVEGIVSLAHSLNLAVTVEGVETGAQAEQLRILGCDTAQGWYYARPGPPDRLHELALVDATG, from the coding sequence GTGAGCGCGGAACAGGACGGGCCGCAGGACAGACTGCGGCGGTTCGCGACGATCTGGAGCCGGGCGGTCTTCCCGGTGACCTCGACGTCCGCGACCCGGCCCGAGTTCGAGGAACAACTGCTGCCGCTGGCCCGGCGGTTGAGCGAGGCCCTGAAGGCCAGGATCTTCGACGCGGAGGAGGCCAGGGCGGTGGGCGCCGGCCTCGTCGCCGCGCACTGCACCGACCCGGAGGCGCTCAGCCGCACGCTGGACTGCGTCGACGCGTATCTCGTGCTCTACTGCGGCGAGGACAGCTCGGACGCCGCGCAGGAGGACCTGCGGGCGCGTGCCGCGCGGCTGCAGCACGCCATGGCCGCCGGGTTCGCGCAGGCGCTGCGCGAGCGCACGCTGGCCGAGCAGGAGGCCATCGCGCAGGCGGCGTTGCGGGCGCAGGGCCTGGTCGCGCAGGCGCTGCACGCGAGCGAGGCCCGCTTCCGCGCGGTCTTCGAGGGCGCCGCCATAGGCATCGGCATGGCCGACCTGGACGGCAACCTCCTCCAGGTCAACGGCGCGCTGCTGCGCATGTTCGGTGTCTCCGAGCAGACGATGCGCAGCCGCAACGTCAAGGAGTGGACCCACCCCGACGACGCTCCCCAGACCTGGAAGCTCTACGACGAACTCGTCCGCGGCGTCCGCGAGCACTACCACGTGGAGAAGGCGTTCTACCGCCCTGACGGAACGGTCCTGTGGACCAACCTGACGGTCTCCCTGCTGCGTGACGCCGACGGCAACCCGCAGTACCAGCTGGCCCTCATGGAGGACACCACCGAGCGCCGGCTGCTCAACCTCCGGCTGCGCTACGAGGCCACGCACGACGCGCTCACCGGCCTGCCCAACCGCACTTTCTTCTTCGAACGCCTGGAGAAGGCGCTGGGCGCCGGAGCGGGCCAGCGGTTCGGGCTGTGCTACCTCGACCTGGACGGCTTCAAGACCATCAACGACAGCCTCGGCCACGCCGCCGGCGACCGGCTGCTCGTCGAGGTCGCCGACCGGCTGCAGTCCTGCGCGACCGCGCCCGGCGAGATGGTCGCCCGGCTCGGCGGCGACGAGTTCGTGGCGCTGACCACCGGCCCCGAGACCGAGCGGGAGGTCGACGAGCTCGCCGCCCGCATCATGAACGTGCTGCTCGCCCCCGTCAGCATCGACGGCCGTGAGCTGACCGTGCGCGGCAGCATCGGCATCGTCGAGGGCCCGGCGGGGGAGCGCAGCCCGGCGGAGGTGCTGCGCAGCGCCGACATCACCATGTACCGGGCCAAGTCGGCGGGCGGCAACCGCTTCGAGCTCGCCGACCCGGAGGCCGACGCCCGCGCCATCACCCGGCACGGGCTGACCACCGCCCTGCCGGCCGCCCTGGACCGGGGTGAGTTCTTCATCGAGTACCAGCCGCTGGTCCACCTCGGCGACGGCAGCGTCCGCGGCGCCGAGGCCCTGGTGCGCTGGCTGCATCCGCAGCACGGCGTGCTCGGACCCGACCGGTTCATCCCGCTCGCCGAAGACACCGGCCTGATCGTTCCGCTGGGCCGCTGGGTCCTGGAGCAGTCGGTACGCCAGGCACGCGACTGGCGGGAACGGCACGCCGAGGCCGGCCCGCTGCGCATCAACGTGAACCTCTCGCCCTGCCAGCTCACCCATCCCGGCCTGGTCCAGGACACCGTCGACATCCTGGAGCGCACGGGCGTCGCACCCGACGCGCTCTGCTTGGAGGTCACCGAGTCGGCGCTGATCGGCGCCGACGACGACCTGCTCAAGCCGCTGCGCCGCCTCGCCGAGATGGGCGTCGACATCGCCCTGGACGACTTCGGCACCGGCTACTCCAACCTCGCCAACCTGCGCCGGCTGCCGGTGAGCATCCTCAAGCTGGACCGCTCCTTCACCCAGAGCATGCAGCAGTTCCCGGCCGATCCCGTCGACCTCAAGATCGTCGAAGGGATCGTTTCTCTCGCCCACAGCCTGAACCTCGCGGTGACGGTGGAGGGTGTGGAGACCGGCGCCCAGGCCGAGCAGCTCCGCATACTGGGCTGCGACACGGCCCAGGGCTGGTACTACGCCCGCCCGGGCCCGCCGGACCGGCTGCACGAGCTGGCGCTGGTGGACGCGACGGGGTGA
- a CDS encoding class F sortase gives MSASELAELAEEEEQRKKRAPWGVIALVLLTGLALIRNGSGEFDAGPPQPASAAAADTRTSPGGTFLGNPDPLPYAVPDRVRIPSIQVDAPIMPVGLDADGWVGAPPPEDPNLAGWFTGAVSPGEKGTAVVVGHVDNSQGPAVFYGLGALKKGNRVEVARGDGRTAVFEIYGIEVFAKNNFPGDRVYGSKGSPELRIITCGGGFSQQNGYDGNVVAFARLVEVR, from the coding sequence ATGTCTGCGTCCGAGCTGGCCGAGCTGGCCGAAGAGGAGGAGCAGCGGAAGAAGCGCGCTCCTTGGGGCGTGATAGCGCTTGTTCTGCTGACCGGCCTCGCGCTCATTCGGAATGGTTCGGGGGAATTCGACGCGGGGCCCCCGCAGCCCGCCTCGGCCGCTGCCGCCGACACCCGCACCTCGCCCGGCGGCACGTTCCTGGGAAACCCCGATCCGCTGCCGTACGCCGTGCCCGACCGGGTCAGGATCCCGTCGATCCAGGTCGACGCGCCGATCATGCCGGTCGGTCTGGACGCGGACGGCTGGGTCGGCGCGCCGCCGCCGGAGGACCCGAACCTGGCCGGCTGGTTCACCGGCGCGGTCTCTCCCGGCGAGAAGGGCACCGCCGTGGTCGTGGGTCATGTCGACAACAGTCAGGGTCCCGCCGTGTTCTACGGACTCGGGGCCCTGAAGAAGGGAAATCGCGTGGAGGTCGCGCGGGGGGACGGAAGGACGGCCGTTTTCGAGATCTACGGAATCGAGGTCTTCGCGAAGAACAACTTCCCCGGCGACCGTGTCTACGGTTCCAAGGGCTCCCCCGAATTGCGGATCATCACCTGCGGGGGCGGTTTCTCCCAGCAGAACGGCTACGACGGGAACGTCGTCGCTTTCGCCCGCCTGGTCGAGGTCCGCTGA
- a CDS encoding DUF4440 domain-containing protein, whose translation MPDAQDDVREAIAAELRLMDPAVRASRTLTASLLDPEFVEVGCSGRRYTYDETVAELPDHPGSSADGPRYEPSAFTGVVLAPGLVHLTYETHFDGRHARRSSLWRKQNEETGWRMYYHQGTPVPPGSA comes from the coding sequence GTGCCCGACGCACAGGACGACGTGCGCGAGGCGATCGCGGCCGAGCTGCGCCTGATGGACCCCGCCGTCCGGGCCTCCCGCACCCTCACGGCCTCGCTGCTCGACCCCGAGTTCGTGGAGGTCGGCTGCTCGGGCCGGCGTTACACGTACGACGAGACGGTGGCCGAACTGCCCGACCATCCGGGCAGCTCGGCGGACGGCCCCCGGTACGAGCCCTCGGCCTTCACCGGCGTCGTCCTGGCCCCCGGCCTCGTGCACCTCACGTACGAGACGCACTTCGACGGCCGGCACGCGCGCCGCTCCTCGCTCTGGCGCAAGCAGAACGAGGAGACCGGCTGGCGGATGTACTACCACCAAGGGACACCGGTCCCGCCCGGGTCGGCGTAG
- a CDS encoding universal stress protein, giving the protein MKDSHAHQFELGTDGPKVIVVGMDGSDSSYRAAAYAAGLARRQNALLAAVYVQPVMSAGAAVGAPVAETTDRIAEDLVAEIRTETDRVKGIFDFRWEFHTFRGDPYNGLVKAADQLKADAVVVGASEQAGHRIIGSVAVRLVKAGRWPVTVVP; this is encoded by the coding sequence GTGAAGGATTCCCACGCACATCAGTTCGAGCTCGGCACGGACGGCCCGAAAGTCATCGTGGTCGGAATGGACGGCTCCGACTCCTCGTACCGGGCGGCGGCCTACGCGGCGGGTCTGGCCCGGCGGCAGAACGCGCTCCTCGCCGCCGTGTACGTACAGCCCGTCATGTCGGCGGGCGCGGCGGTCGGGGCGCCGGTCGCCGAGACGACCGACCGCATCGCCGAGGACCTGGTTGCCGAGATCCGGACCGAGACCGATCGGGTCAAGGGGATATTCGACTTCCGCTGGGAGTTCCACACCTTCCGCGGCGACCCCTACAACGGACTGGTGAAGGCGGCGGACCAGCTGAAGGCGGACGCCGTCGTGGTGGGTGCCTCGGAGCAGGCCGGCCACCGGATCATCGGCTCGGTGGCGGTACGACTGGTGAAGGCCGGGCGATGGCCGGTGACCGTGGTGCCGTAA
- a CDS encoding sigma-70 family RNA polymerase sigma factor, with translation MTAGTTLTNGTTTAEHELAALQREHGRPLFALLLRLCDGDRQRAEDLVQETLVRAWQHPEALRADDFDSVRPWLLTVGRRLAIDARRARQARPPEVGDAILENARVCADHAERAAATLDVRQAVKTLTPEHREVLVLVYFQGASVAEAAEALGIPPGTVKSRAYYALRALRRVLPGYAADLR, from the coding sequence ATGACGGCCGGAACCACCCTCACGAACGGGACGACGACCGCCGAGCACGAGCTCGCCGCACTGCAGCGGGAGCACGGCCGGCCACTCTTCGCGCTGCTGCTCCGGCTCTGTGACGGCGACCGACAGCGCGCCGAGGACCTCGTCCAGGAGACTTTGGTGCGCGCCTGGCAGCATCCCGAGGCACTGCGCGCCGACGACTTCGACTCCGTACGGCCGTGGCTGCTGACCGTGGGACGTCGGCTGGCGATCGACGCGCGGCGGGCCCGGCAGGCCAGGCCGCCGGAGGTCGGCGACGCGATCCTGGAGAACGCCCGGGTGTGCGCCGACCACGCCGAGCGGGCGGCCGCCACCCTCGATGTGCGCCAGGCTGTGAAGACACTCACTCCGGAACACCGTGAAGTCCTGGTGCTGGTGTATTTCCAGGGGGCCAGTGTGGCGGAGGCCGCGGAGGCCCTCGGCATCCCGCCCGGTACCGTGAAGTCCCGCGCGTACTACGCGCTGCGCGCCCTGCGCCGGGTGCTACCGGGTTACGCGGCCGACCTGCGGTGA
- a CDS encoding zf-HC2 domain-containing protein gives MRSLERHRDVGAYALGVLDEADAFRFEDHLMECPRCAAHVTEFGPVTRQMMLYRRATPRVVHPMAQPGPRLLDRLLGEVATRHRARRRRLLYAVAAAAVFAVAGPGITMLAKGADPQRQDVRVTATDERSGVWAQLTTEDEAWGSDVEITVKDGAGPRSCRLIAVGVDGTEEILTSWNVPRHDARPNTMHGGSTRHTDQIDHYEVRTSTGEHLVTLTPS, from the coding sequence ATGAGGTCCCTGGAGAGGCATCGCGACGTCGGCGCGTACGCGCTCGGCGTGCTGGACGAGGCGGACGCCTTCCGCTTCGAGGACCACCTCATGGAGTGCCCCCGCTGTGCGGCACACGTGACCGAATTCGGGCCCGTGACCCGGCAGATGATGCTGTACCGGCGGGCCACCCCGCGGGTCGTGCACCCCATGGCGCAGCCGGGCCCCCGACTGCTGGACCGGCTGCTCGGCGAGGTCGCCACGCGGCACCGGGCCCGGCGCCGGCGGCTGCTGTACGCGGTGGCCGCCGCGGCGGTGTTCGCGGTGGCCGGGCCCGGGATCACCATGCTGGCCAAGGGCGCCGACCCGCAGCGCCAGGACGTGCGGGTGACCGCGACCGACGAGCGATCGGGTGTGTGGGCGCAGCTCACCACCGAGGACGAGGCCTGGGGCAGCGACGTCGAGATCACCGTCAAGGACGGGGCCGGACCCCGCTCCTGCCGGCTGATCGCCGTCGGCGTGGACGGCACGGAAGAGATTCTCACCAGCTGGAACGTGCCCCGGCACGATGCCCGGCCGAACACCATGCACGGCGGCTCGACCCGGCACACCGACCAGATCGACCACTACGAGGTGCGCACCAGCACCGGTGAGCACCTGGTGACCCTCACGCCCTCCTGA
- a CDS encoding histidine kinase, which yields MGELRRRLRPDHAVDRGPAWVLLDVVVAYLSAVIAVGPSDHTASAFAGPGSERACAVVWFAAIAGRRFAPACALWAGGAATVAAVGSGAEVTNVSLATALALTLVVQTRPAARALECAAPPALAAVAVLAADDNAFVPALAVHAVAWLVGRTGRARRETRDALRAHERAQAVAAERARMASELHDAVGHAVTVMVTHAGAARLTLGADAPDVRQALSRIEEVGRGAMTDLDRILGLLTDTYDVEATLRALVARLPDDVTADLRLPAPDLLGRLPVEVAETVGRVVQESLTNVVRHARPAHAVVGVDLTGDRVAVHVTDDGTGAPGRSPGGPPGGPAGESAGGGRGLRNMLERLARLGGTLDTGPAAGGGWRVAAVIPLNEPVAPPKKPQAGSTAPPVASKSSPVPSKESS from the coding sequence GTGGGGGAGTTGCGGAGGCGACTGCGGCCCGACCACGCCGTGGACCGGGGGCCGGCATGGGTGTTGCTCGATGTGGTGGTCGCGTATCTGTCGGCGGTGATCGCCGTCGGACCGTCGGACCACACCGCCTCGGCGTTCGCCGGACCGGGGAGCGAACGGGCCTGTGCGGTGGTGTGGTTCGCCGCGATCGCGGGGCGCAGGTTCGCCCCGGCGTGTGCGCTGTGGGCGGGCGGCGCGGCCACCGTGGCGGCGGTCGGGTCCGGAGCCGAGGTCACCAACGTCTCGCTGGCCACCGCGCTCGCGCTCACCTTGGTCGTACAGACCCGGCCCGCCGCACGCGCCCTGGAGTGTGCGGCGCCGCCCGCCCTGGCCGCCGTGGCCGTCCTCGCCGCCGACGACAACGCCTTCGTGCCCGCCCTCGCCGTGCACGCGGTGGCCTGGCTCGTGGGCCGGACCGGACGCGCCCGCCGCGAGACCCGCGACGCCCTGCGCGCACACGAGCGCGCCCAGGCCGTCGCGGCCGAACGCGCCCGCATGGCAAGTGAGTTGCATGACGCGGTCGGCCATGCCGTCACCGTCATGGTCACCCACGCCGGAGCCGCCCGGCTCACCCTGGGCGCCGACGCGCCCGACGTACGGCAGGCCCTGTCCCGGATCGAGGAGGTCGGCCGGGGCGCCATGACCGACCTGGACCGGATCCTCGGACTGCTCACCGACACCTACGACGTCGAGGCCACTCTGCGTGCCCTGGTCGCCCGGCTCCCCGACGACGTCACCGCCGACCTCCGGCTGCCCGCCCCGGACCTGCTGGGCCGCCTGCCCGTCGAGGTCGCCGAGACCGTCGGTCGAGTCGTCCAGGAGTCGCTCACCAACGTGGTCCGCCACGCCCGCCCCGCCCACGCGGTGGTCGGCGTCGACCTCACCGGCGACCGGGTGGCCGTACACGTCACGGACGACGGGACCGGCGCACCGGGACGATCGCCGGGCGGTCCGCCGGGCGGTCCGGCGGGCGAGTCGGCGGGCGGTGGCCGGGGGCTGCGGAACATGCTCGAACGCCTCGCCCGGCTCGGCGGCACCCTGGACACCGGCCCCGCCGCCGGGGGCGGCTGGCGGGTCGCGGCCGTCATCCCGCTGAACGAGCCGGTAGCCCCGCCGAAGAAACCGCAGGCCGGGTCGACGGCCCCGCCGGTCGCGTCCAAGTCGTCGCCGGTCCCCTCGAAGGAGTCGTCATGA